The following nucleotide sequence is from Pseudonocardia abyssalis.
CGCACCCGGCCCGCTCCCCCGTCGCGGCGTCGCTGATCTCCGCACGCGACGGCAGGGTGACCATGGTCCGCGGGCCGCGGCAGTGCGGCACCGGCTCCAGCTGCTCGCCGGTGCGACGCCCGAGCACCGGCCCCCGCTCGATACCCGGGACGGGCAGGGGCGACAGGCCGGCGAGCCCGTCGACCACCACGCCCACGGGTCCGGTGCGTGCGGTTCGCCGCGGCCCGGCGACGACAGCCCGAGGAGGGACGGACCGGCCTGCAGCTCGTGCTGGCGCAGCACCCGGTGGAGGACCGTGTTCCGGGCGCTGCCCGCGTGCCGCGGGCCGTCACGGTGCCGAGCGGACCCGGTCGGAGGTGAGCCGGTCCGACGGCCGGTCCGCCGGCTCACCGGACGGGGACCGGCGGCCGGTGCGGGACGGCACCGGGCCCGTCGCGGGCGGCCAGCCGATCCGCAGCACCAGCTGGGGTGACAGCGTGCCGCCGAGCACCTCGTCCCGCACCAGTTCCCGGGTCCCCGCCAGCTCCAGCGGCTCGCTCAGCACGCTGCTCGCGAGCCCGAGGGTCGTGGCCCGGAGCAGGACGGCGCTGACCGCCTCGCCCGCCCGCAGGTGCGACAGCCGGTCGTCCGATGAGGTGCCGAGGACGAGCACGGTGGCCGCATCCTGTGGTCCCCCGTCAGCCCGTCCCGTGCCGCCGCGGCCCGTCCCGTCGACCGCGGCCGCACCGTCGAACCGGTCCGGGGCGTCGCCCAGGTCGCCGCCTGCGAACCGGCGCGCGGGTGTTCCGGCCCACGACCCGGGAGCCGGGATCGCCCCGGCCGGCACCCCCTCCGGTCCGCCCCTCCCCGCATGGCCGGTCCAGGTCCGCAGCTCGGCCTCGTAGCCGAACGTGTCGTCGTGCTCGACCGCGGCGGTGCGGATCGCGATGGCCAGCGTCCGGCGGTCGACCGCTTCGGTCACCACGCGCAGCACCGCCCCCTGCTCGGCGGCGCAGTCCACCAGCTGCGCGAGGAACCCCTCGGGCACCGGCCACTCCCCGAACCGCCTGCGGTCGGACTGCCGGCCGTCGATCGCGGCGACCTGCTCGGCGGCGAGTGCGCGGTCGACGCCGTCGGCACCCGGTCGGAGCGCGACGACGGCGAGCAGGTCGGGGTCATCGGGGTCGGGAAGGCGCTCGACGGTGACACCGATGTCCGATGCGGCCAGGGCCATCCGCAGGTGGTGCAGCCAGGCGCCGCAGCTCACGAGCAGGTCGCGGCCGTCCGGGTCGGTCGCCATGAGCCACCGGTCCATGTCGGCGTGGAGATGGATCGCCGCACCGCCGAACTCCCACCGCCACGGTTGCGTGTTGTGCACCGACGGCGCCCGTCCGGCCAGCTCCAGAGCCGCGTGCACCGTGTCGTGGTCGACCGTACCGGTGATCATGTCCGCTCCGTCTCCGGTGGTTCCCCGCGGCCCGACGTCTCGCCGGGGCGGCAACCGCCGGCCCCATTGACGCAGCCGCCGCGCACCGGGCGCAGGGGCCGCAGGTCCGTGGTCGTGAGGCCGTCCGGCCCGATCGCGTTCAGGCCGGAACGGTCGCGGCACCCACGCCCACCGGTGCGGCGTCCGGCATCGGGTACTCCCGCTCCGGTGCGACGACGGTGACCGCGCACCGGGCGTGCAGCACGCAGTGCAGCCCGACCGACCCCAGCACCGCGCTGGCCACCGCACCGCGCCCCCTGTGCCCGAGGACCAGCAGGTCGGCGTCGCGCGACTCGGCCAGCAGCACGTCGGACGGTGCGCCGACGACGGCGGCCACCGACACCGGCACCCGCGTCAGCTGCGTGCCGTGGGCTGCGACGACCTCGTCCACCATCCGCTGCGCCTCGGCCTGCACCTGTGCGACGACCTCGACCGACGGCGGCACCACGCCCATCCCGTAGGTCGCCACCCAGTACTCCGGCAGCGGCACCACGGCCACCACGCGCAGCCGGGAGCCGCGACGGGCCGCGTCGTGCAGGGCGTGCTCCAGCACCGGCCGGGACGCGCGGGTCCCGTCGACGCCGACCACCACGGTGCCGATCTCGTCCATGTCCGTCTCCCGTCTCGGTCGTCGCCCCACCGTGCGCCGGCCGGGGTGGGCTCGGACAGGGGCGAAGGTCCCGGAGACGGCCGGTCACGGCGACGTCCTCAGGCCACGACCGCGGACGGACGGACGACGGCCACCGGGCACGGTGCGTGGTGCAGCAGGGCCTGGCTGACCGAGCCCAGCACGAGACCCGCGAAGGTCCCCCGCCCCCGGGATCCGACGACGACGAGCTGGGCCCCGGCGGCCTGTTCCAGCAGCGCGTGGGCGGGGCGGTCCCGCGCCAGCACCGGGTGCACGGCGACGTCGGGGAACCTCGCCGACCACACGTCGAGCCACTCGGCCAGGTTCTCCTCCTGGAAACCCTCCGGCGGCGAGGTGACCCGATCCGCGACGGTGACGTGCCACGCGTGCACCGCGATCAGCGGTACCCGTCGCGCGGACGCCGCCTCGAAGGCGAACGCGAGTGCCGCGGCACCCTCCGGCGATCCGTCCACCCCCACCACCACGGGGCCCTCGGTCGGTACCGGCCCGCCGTCCGCGGATCCCCGCACCACCACGACGGGGCACTGCGCGTGGGCGGCCAGCGCCACGGCCACCGAACCGACCAGCAGCGCGGTGAGGCCCCCCACGCCCCGGTCGCCGAGCACGACCAGCGGTGCGCGCCCGGACTCGGCGACGAGGCTCGGGACCGGTTCGCCGGTCAGCACCTCGGTGCCGACGTCGGTGCCCGGCGCCACCTGCCGCGCGATCGCCGCCGCCGCGGCGACGGCGTCGGCGGCCTCCTCGCACAGGGCCTCGCGGTAGACCACACCGACCCGGGGGTCGCCGGGCCGCGTCGGCGGCATCGTGCCGACGGCGTCGACCAGCCGCAGCCCGGTGTGCCGGTACCGCGACTCGCATGCGGCCCACCGCACGGCGTCGAGGGCCGGCTGCGACCCGTCGACGCCCACCACGATCGGCGCCGGGGCACTGCGCACCCTCACCATGAGTCCTCCTGTGTCCTGTGTCGCCTCGCGCACCGGGGTCCGGTGCCGCCCCACCGTGCGCCCGTCGTCGGCGCACCGGCAGCAGCCGTGGTCCCGCCGTGACCGGGCCCCTGCCCGGGTCGGGCGGGTCCTCCGGCCCTGCCCCGCGCCGGTACGGACGGGTCAGCATCAGGTCCTGTCCCGCGCCCAGCACCGGAGGTCGGCATGCCGAAGTACGTGTACGCGTTCGCCGAGGGCCACAAGGACCTCAAGGACCTGCTGGGCGGGAAGGGCGCGAACCTCGCGGAGATGACCAACATGGGTCTCGCGGTGCCGCCCGGGTTCACGATCACCACCGCGGCCTGCCGGGCGTTCCTGGCGACCGGGATACAGCCGCCGGAGCTGGACGACCAGGTGGACCGGCACCTCGACGCGCTGCAGACGGCGGCGGGCCGCCGTCTCGGCGACCCGGACGACCCGCTGCTGGTGTCCGTCCGCTCCGGGGCGGTGTTCTCGATGCCCGGGATGATGGAGACCGTCCTCGACGTCGGGCTCAACGACTCCTCGGTGCTCGGGCTCGCCCGCGCCGCCGGGGACGACCGCTTCGCCTGGGACTCCTACCGGCGTCTGGTCCAGATGTTCGGCACCACCGTGCTCGGGATCGACGGGGCCCACTTCGACGCCGTGTTCGACGCGGCCAAGCTCGCCCGGGGCACCGCCGACGACCTCGGCCTGGACGCCGACGACCTGCGGGGGGTCGTCGGGGCCTACCAGGCGGTGGTGCGGGAGCGGTCCGGCCGGGAGTTCCCGCAGGATCCCCGCGAGCAGCTGGATCTGACCGTCCGCGCCGTGTTCGGGTCCTGGAACGCTCCGCGGGCGATCACCTACCGCCGCCGGGAACGCATCCCCGCCGACCTGGGTACCGCGGTGACCGTCCAGGCGATGGTGTTCGGCAACCTCGGGCCCGACTCCGGCTCCGGAGTGGCGTTCACCCGGGACCCGGCCACCGGCGAGCCGGGCGTGTACGGCGACTACCTCGCCCACGCCCAGGGCGAGGACGTCGTCGCCGGCATCCGCAACACGCTCCCGCTGAGCGAGCTGGAACGCCTCGACCCGGTGTCGCACCGCGACCTGCTGGCGAACATGGCCACCCTGGAACGGCACTACCGCGACCTGTGCGACATCGAGTTCACCATCGAGCGCGGCCGCCTGTGGATGCTGCAGACCCGGGTCGGCAAGCGCACGGCGGGCGCCGCGTTCGTCATCGCCTGCCAGCTCGTCGACGACGGCCTGATCGACGCCGACGAGGCGCTGCGCCGGGTCACCGGGGCCCAGCTCGTCCGGTTGATGTTCCCCCGCTTCGCCCCCGACGCGGCGACGACCGTGCTGGCGGTCGGGATGAACGCCTCCCCCGGCGCGGCCACCGGCGCGGCGGTGTTCGACAGCCCGACCGCGGTGGCCCGGGCAGCCGCGGGCGAGGACGTCATCCTCGTGCGCCGCGAGACGAATCCCGACGACCTGGCGGGAATGATCGCCGCGAAGGGCGTGCTGACCGGCCGCGGTGGCCGCACCAGCCACGCGGCCGTCGTCGCGCGCGGGATGGGCCGGACCTGCGTGTGCGGCGCCGAGGACCTGGACGTCGACGTCGACGCGCGGAAGATCGTCGGGCCCGGTGGGGTCATGGTGGCCGAGGGCGACCTCCTGTCGATCGACGGCAGCACCGGCGAGGTGTTCCTGGGCGCGGTGCCGGTCGTGGCCTCCCCGGTGATGGAGTACTTCGAGGGCTCGCTCGATCCCGCGTCGCCGGAGGCCGGGGAGCTGGTCCGGGCGGTGCACCGGCTCATGGAGCACGCCGACACGACCCGTCGCCTCGCCGTGTACGCGAACGCCGACACCGGGGCGGACGCGGCCCGCGCCCGGCGGTTCGGGGCCGACGGCATCGGGCTGTGCCGTACCGAGCACATGTTCCTGGGCGACCGCCGCGAGCAAGTCGAGCGCCTGGTGCTGGCCGACACCGACGCCGAGCGCGACGCCGCGCTGGCCGAGCTGCTGCCGCTGCAGCGCGCCGACTTCATCGAGGTGTTCACCGCGATGCAGGGCCTGCCGGTCACCATCCGGCTGCTCGACCCGCCGCTGCACGAGTTCCTGCCCGACCTGACCGAGCTCTCGGTGCGGGTCGCCCTGGCCGAGGAACGCGGCCGGGTGGACGCCGCGGACGTGCGCCTGCTCGCCGCGGTGCGGCGGCTGCACGAGGAGAACCCCATGTTCGGGCTGCGCGGGGTGCGCCTCGGGATCGTCGTGCCCGGGCTGTTCGGCATGCAGGTCCGAGCGATCGCCCAGGCCGCCGCGACCCTGCGACGCAACGGCGTCGAGGTCCGTCCGGAGATCATGGTCCCGCTGGTCGGGGCGGTGCAGGAGCTGCAGGCGGTGGCCGAGGAGACCTCGGCGGTCCTCGCCGACGAGGCGGAACGGCACGGCGTCGAGCTCGACGCCGCGATCGGCACGATGATCGAGCTGCCCCGAGCCGCGCTCACGGCGGGCCAGATCGCCGAGTCCGCCGAGTTCTTCTCCTTCGGCACCAACGACCTCACCCAGACGACGTGGGGCTTCTCCCGCGACGACGTCGAGGGGGCGTTCTTCTCCCGCTACCTGGAGCGCGGCATCTTCGGGACCTCGCCGTTCGAGACCCTCGACATCGACGGCGTGGGCCGGTTGATCCGGATCGCCGCCCGGGAGGGCCGGGCGACCCGCCCGGACATCCGGCTCGGCGTCTGCGGGGAGCACGGCGGTGACCCCGACTCCATCCACTTCTTCCACCACGAGGGCCTGGACTACGTGTCCTGCTCGCCGTTCCGGGTGCCCGTCGCCCGCCTGGAGTCCGCCCGTGCCGCCCTCGACCTCCCCTAGCCCGGGGTCCGTCGCACCCGGCCTGCCGACGGCGCAGAAGGAGATGCCGATGAACCGGACAGCCACCACGCGGCCCGACACGGATGTCGGGGCACCGTGCTCGGAGCCCGCCGCTGAACCGGTGTCCCACGTGTCGCCGGGGTCCGAGGAGCTGCTCCACCCGAACCTCATCGCATGGATGGTCACGCAGTTCGTCGACCTCGCGACGGCCTACTCCTGCCGGGCAACGCAGTGGGAGCCGAACCACGACGGCGATACAGGGAGGGCGAGATGAGGACACGGCGCTGGACGGACCTCAGTGACCGGCAGCGGACGGCGGTGCTGGTGGCGGCGTCGGTGCAGCTTTCGCTGGCCGCCACGGCGTGGGCCGACCTCGCCACCCGCCCGGCAGCGCTCGTCCACGGGCGCAAGGGCGTGTGGGCGGCCGTGATCGGGGTCAACTTCGTCGGCCCGATCGCGTACTTCGTGTGGGGGCACCGGGGTTCCTAGGGCCAGGGCCGTCCGGATCCTTCGGCCGCTGCGTGGGTCCGCGCCCGTGGCCCACGCTGGGGACTCCCGCAACCGGAGGAGGTCGTCCATGAGTGCCACCGACCCGTCCGCGACCGTCACCGGACCGCACCACGGCGCCGGCGGTGCCGCCGATCAGGTCCACGCAGCCGGCTCTGCCAGGTCGGCCGGGACGTCCTCGACGCACACCCTCGCCGTACGCGCCGCAGCGATCAGCGTGGCCGTGGCGGCCCCGGTCCGGTCGCGGTGGCCGAGCAGGGCGCCGCCCTCCCGAGTATCGAGTCCAGGTGGCGCAGGTCCGGGACAGGTCACCGACGCATTCCCCGCGGTGGGTGTAGCACGTCGCTGCACAGTCCGGGGCCAAGCCGCCGCGCCCTCGGGAGCACGGACCTTCGGCACCTTCGGCATTGGTGGGCGGTACGGCCCCGGCGCCCGCTCCGACGGGGTTGTGGCGTCGGGCTCCCACCGGCGCCGCCGGGCCGGCGTGGGCGTTCCCGTACCGGGCAACCGGCTGTTCACCTGCGGGCGGGATCGATCAGCCCGTAGTCGCCGTCGTCGCGGTGGTAGAGCACGTTCGCACGCCCGTGGTCGCCGTCGAGGTAGAACACGAACGGCAGGCCGGTGACCCGCAGCCGCTCCACGGCCTCCGCGGTGTCCAGCAGCGGTGCGGGCTGCGCGCTCACGGTGACCGCGATGTCGTGGGACCCGACCGGGTCGGGACCACCACCGGCCCGGGACAGCCGCAGACCCGTCGGTCCGTCCCGGTAGACCACGGCGTCCTGCCCGGTCGACGCCTCGACGAACAGGTGGAAGTCCAGACCCAGGTCCTCCATCTCGGCCACGGCCCCGTCCACCGACAACGGTGCGGGACTGCTCGTCGCGTGCCGGACGATCTCCGGCTCGGACGGACCCGGGCCGGCGTCCTCGTCGGCGCGCACCCGCCGCGGGCGCCGGTCACGAGACAGCCGCGCCAGGCGGTGCTCCAGGCGCTCCACCAGGAGATCCACCGCCGCACGCGGGGTCGCGGCCGCGGCGTGGACCAGCAACGGCCGACCGTCGAGATCGACGTTCGCGTGCGCCGTGACCGGCTCCACCCGGGCCGGGTCGCCGTGCTTCAGCACCCTCACGTGCACCCGGGGTACCGGACGGCGGGTGCGGGTGAGCGCGTCTGCCACCTCGCCCCGTGCGTACGCCGCGAGGTCGTCCGCGATGGACCCTCGCACCTCGACCACGATCTCGGACACCGTCGGCTCGTCGACTCGATTCACGCCTGCGACGCTGTCAGCCACGACCCGCTTCCGGCAGGGCCCTCCTACCCGCTCGACCCGTACGAAGTGCCCACCCGGACCCGTTGCCGGGCGAGGCGGGCCCGCAGCGAGCCGCCGGAGGTCGCGACCACCCGGGCCGTGATCAGCGACCACCCGGGCCGTGATCAGCGACCACATCGTCGCCCCGCGGCTGTTCGCGCAGATCGTGCTCCGGGCCGGCTGGGCCCGGCCCGGATCCCCAGGCCTGGCGCCCGCGTCCGAACGCCGGCCCCCGCAGCGGCACCGCGGCGACGCCCCCGCGTCCTCGACGGCGCTGCCGTCGCGAACGACACGTTTCAGGTCGCTGACGCAACGCGCCGACCACCGCCGCCGATGAACTCTTCGTCGGTGGTCGACGAAGGACGTCCAGACGGGGGCCGGAAGGGGTGCAGTGGACGGGAGATCGGCTCAGGCGTCGTTCGACGACGCCTGCCGGAACGTGGTGGCGCACCTCAAGGAGCAGGTCCCCTTCGCCTGCTGGTCGGTGAGCCGGGTCGACGCCGACCACCAGGTGCACCTCCGGCCGGACGACGACACCTACGGGCTGCAGCCCGGCCACGCCCTGCCGTGGAACGAGACGTTCTGCCGGCACATGGTCTCCGGGCGCACCCCGCGGATCGCGCCGGACGCCATGGCGGTGCCGCAGTACGCCGAGACGGCCGCCGCAGCGGGGATGCGGATCGGCGCCTACGCCGGCGTGCCGATCCTCGACGCCGACGGTTCGCTGTTCGGCACCCTCTGCGGGTTCGACCCCGAGACCCACGACGACGACCTGCTCCGCCACGGCCCCCTCCTGGAGCTGATGGCCGGGCTGCTCGGCCGGATCGTGCAGGTGGAGAGGATGCGTGACGAGGCCGTCGACCGTGCGGACGAGCTGCTGTGGGCCTCCCTGCACGACCCCGTGACCGGCCTCGTCGGTCGCCGGACCTTCCTCGACATGCTGACCCGCGCTGCGCAGCGGGCCACCGACCCCGAGCCCCGTGCCGCTCTGGTCCTGCTCCACCTCGACGACCTGGCGGCCGTCAACGAGACCTTCGGCCACGCCACGGGTGACCAGCTGGTCGTGCAGGTCGCAGGGCGGCTCACCGCCACCCTGCACCCGTTCGACACCGTGGCCCGCCTCGGCGACGACGAGTTCGCGATCCTGCTGCACGACGGCTCCGAACTCGACACCACCGTGCTGCGCGTCCGCGCCGCGCTGCCCGCATCCATCGCGGTCGCCGACGCCTCCGTCCCGGTCACGGCGAGCATCGGGGTGACCCCCGTCGACGGCGCGGCCCCCGACGACCTGCTCACCCGGGCCCGCGCCGCACGGCAGGTCGCCGCAGACCGGGCGGACGACCGGTGGGCGGTCCACGAGCCGGCCAGGACATCCGTCGGAGCCGGTGTCCCGATGCTGCGCGAACCGCTGCGCGCGGCGATCCGGACCGGGGCACTGCACCCCGCCTACCAGCCCATCGTGGCCCTCGACGACAACCGCGTCGTCGCCTACGAGGCGCTCGCCCGATGGACGCACGAGGGCACCCCCGTACCGCCCGACGTGTTCGTCCCGCTCGCCACCCGCACCGGGCTGCTCCCCGACCTGACCGACCACATGATCCACCGTGCGGCGGGCCAACTGGCCGACTGGTCGGCGACCCTGGGCCACCGCCGGCTCCAGGTCGGGGTCAACGTGCCCCCGCGCCTGCTGCTCGACCCGGACTTCCCGGACCGCGTCGCCCTCGGCATCCGGCGCCACGACCTCGCACCCGGCCAGCTGGTCCTCGAGATCACCGAGGACGCCCTGCTCGACGACCTCGACACCGCGTCGGCCATCGCGCGACGGCTCCGTGCGCTGGGCGTCATGTTGTCGCTCGACGACGTCGGCTCCGGGTACGCATCGCTGCTGCACCTGCGCCACCTCCCGCTGCAGTCCGCCAAGATCGACCGCGTGTTCGTCGACGACATCGACACCGACGACGACGCCCGACGCTTCCTGGGCGCTGTGCTCACCTGCGGCCGCGACCTGGGGATCCACGTCGTCGTCGAGGGGGTCGAGAGAGTCACGCAGGCCACGGTGCTGCGGTCCCTCGGCGCCGTCTACGCCCAGGGCCACTGCTTCGGACGGCCGGTCCGACCCGGCGACATCGACGTCCGAACCGAGACCGCCCGTCGTCCATCCGGTCGTGGCAGCGCCACGGGGGGATAGCGACCGTTCGCGCAGGGCCTTCACCGGATGTCCGCACCGCTCGACCGGAGCCGGACCGCGCTCGGCGGGACGGCCGGGCCGGGCTAGTTTGCCGGGATGAGTGTTCTCGAAACCGTGGCCGAGCGCGACGGCTGGCGGTGCTGGGTGTGCGACGAACCGGTCGACCCCGACATGTCGGTGAACGACCCGCGAGGACCCAGCGTCGACAGCCGGACCGCCGACCGGAAGGCCAAGGTCACCGAGCGGCTCGCGCACCGTGGGTGCAACACCCGCAAGGGCGCGGTCACCGTGGTCATCGCCTGGCCGGACCACCTGTACGTGGTCGAGCCCGCACCGCTGATCACCGTCGCCGGGAGACTGGAGCGCAAGGGGGGACGCGAGATGGTGGCCCGTTGTCCGACCGAGCGCGATGCCCAAGAGGCTGCGGACTGGCTGGTGGACCGGTTCTCCCGGCTGGTTCCGGGGTTGCCGGTGAACGCCGAGATCACGGCGGGTGGCGGCCAGTTCCTCCTCACCCTGGCCACCGGCCGTCGCTGACCCGGGATCCGCCGGAGACCGGCCGTCGGCGTCCACCCGGGTCAGGGCTGCTGAGCGACGACCGGGGCGACACCGGTCGAGGTCTCGTACGGGTTCGCGTACGGCAGCGGCTCGTCGCCACCCGGGGTGACGGTCTCGGAGGATGCCGTCGAGGTCGGTGTCGTCGAGTTCGGTGTCGTCGAGGTCGGTGTCGTCGAAGCCGCCGTCCTCGGTCTCGGGCCGGGCGGGTGTGGTGGTGTCGATCAGGGCGCGAACCGTCAGGCCGTCGGCACCAGGCGCCTGCTGCTGCGCCGCCAGGCCCAGACGACGACCAGTGCGGCCAGAATGGTCAGTGGCCACCCCATGGCGAGGCGGGCGACGCCCAGCCAACCGGTCTCGTCGCTGACGTAGAGCCACTGCTGCACCCCGAACCGGGCACCGGACACCGCCGCCAGTGCGAGCGTGGCGACGTCGTGGGCGCGCAGCACGCGACGGTCGGCGCGCCAGCCGTGGGTGTTGCCGTGCACGAGGTTCCAGACGACGCCGGTGAGCGGCCGACGGGCGAGCACCGAGCCGAGCGTGATGACGAACGCCGCCAGGTACGCCCAGATGCCGACGACGAAGAAGTCCCGCGCCGACCCGGTGATGGCCACGATGGCGATGGCCAGGGCGAGCCCGAGCAGACCGCCGACCGCCAGGCCGAACTTCTCCCCGCGCAGGAGCCGGTAGCCGGTGACGGCCAGCCCGACGGCGATCGACACGACGATCGTCGCGGTCAGGGGCAGGAAGGAGTTGGCGGCCACGAAGACGACGACGGGGACGGCGGAGTAGACGAACCCCATCGGGCCACCCATCTGCTCGAGCAGCGCCGTCTGGGGCGCGGCGGCCGGGCCGCGGGGCTTCTCCCCGGCCGGTCCGTGGTGAGGGTCGGTGGCAGTCATGGGTGTCCTCCCGGATCGCGTGGTGTGTGTCTCCAGGGAAGGCCGTGCCGTCGCGGCACAGGCAAGCCGCTGTGGTCCGCAGCACAGGGGTTGACCGTGCCGTGACGGCACGGTGTCCCCTTCCGGGCAACCACCACCCCTTGTAGAGGACCGATGTACAGGAAGTTGAAGCGGCGCCGGCAGCTGTCGAAGGCCCGGCCGGGCGACGGCAGCCGGCTGCAGCGGTTCCGGCTGTGGCACCTGCCGTCCCGCTCGCTGTTCGCCCTGGAGTCGCCCGACGGGTCCGGGCGTCCGCGCCGCTGGGTGCGCGCGGTCCGTCCGGCCCTCGCCGTCGGGCTCGTGATCTCCGATGCGGACCCTCGACACAGCGCGCCGTGAGCCCAGGCCGTTGCCGACGACGTCGTGCGTGCCGCTGCGCGGGTCGTCGGTGATGCGCTCGACGATCTCGTGTCCGGGTGGCACGTGGCCGGGCGGTGGTCGGATCGCACGCCCGGCGCGGTATGACCTGCGCCACTCGGGCTGGAGTGTGCCGCGGCGGCACGGCCCACCGTCGGCCACATCGACCAGCTCCGAGGAGACACCGTGACCAGCGACGTACCCACCACCCGCCCCGACCACCGGACACGACCCCGACGGGTCGTGAACGAACCCCTCCGGATCATCCGCGACAACCTCGGCGCCTACCTCGTCGTGAACCTGGCCATGTACGGCATCTCGATCGCCGGCGTCGTCACGGCCCTGATCCTCCCCGAGCTCAACGCCGCGCAGCTCGCCTCCATGCAGGAGGACGGAACCACGGACCTGGTCCTGGCGGTGATCGGCAACGTGTGGTTGTTCGCCCTGGTCATCCTGGGTGTCAACACGCTCACGGTCGGCGCGCTGGCGATCGTGCTGCCGTCGCTGGTCGTGCCCTTCGCCGGAATCGCCGTGTTCGCCTACCGCGCGTTCGACATCGGACTGACCCTCGCCCCGGCCGACCGGACCGGGTGGGTGATCCTCATCCCGCACTCCGTGACCTACGTCATCGAGTTCCAGGCCTACATCCTGCTCGTCCTCGGCGCCTACCTCCTCGGGAGGTCCTGGCTCCGCCCCGGGTCCGTCGGCGCCCCGAACCGTCGTGCGGGGTACGTCAGCGGGCTACGGCAGATCGGCTGGCTGAGCCTGCCCGCCCTGGTCCTGTTCGTCATCGGCGCGGTCTACGAGGCGTTCACGCTCCGCTACCTGGTTCCCGTGCTGATCCAGGCCATGGCCTGAGCCGCGACCCGGGACGCCGACGGCGCCGGAGGCATCCCGCTGACCTGATCGGGGAGGACGCCGCCCAGGTCGCCGGCGCCCAGCGTCAGCCGGTGCGCATCGGGATCGACCGGCCCGCCGGCTCCGCTCCGGGCGGGTATCGCCGCGAGTCCGCTCGACCGCGGCGGCCACGACGTCGTGTTCGTCGACGACGAGTACGCCGTGCGGTCATCAGCGGGCCGGCCACCGGCTGAGCCGGTGTCAGAACGGCACGGATGCCGTGTGCGCGGCGACGACCGCCGCGCCGACCCGCGCGATCGCCCGGCGCAGCCGCCCGGCCCGGCGTGCCGCCGGCTCGGTGCCGGATCGCCGACGTCCGAGCAGGGACCGGGTCGTGCGGAGCGATGTGGACGTCGAGATCATCGGGGATCCTCGGCTCGGAGGTCGGCAGGACGACGCGCCACATCGGAGGGCCGCGGGCCACTCAGAGGATGTGGAGGTCCTGACGACAGAGCCGGTCGTCGATGGACAGCTGGTCCATCGCGAGCAGGCACACACAGAACGTGTGCGCCATCCACGACGCTCCGGCGGTCATGGAGCCAGTGGACCACCCCGGAGCCGGTGAGCGCAACGCCGCGCAGGGCCCGCGGCTACCCCCCGAACTCGAGAACCGGCAGGCCGCCGACCCC
It contains:
- a CDS encoding sigma 54 modulation/S30EA ribosomal C-terminal domain-containing protein; this translates as MNRVDEPTVSEIVVEVRGSIADDLAAYARGEVADALTRTRRPVPRVHVRVLKHGDPARVEPVTAHANVDLDGRPLLVHAAAATPRAAVDLLVERLEHRLARLSRDRRPRRVRADEDAGPGPSEPEIVRHATSSPAPLSVDGAVAEMEDLGLDFHLFVEASTGQDAVVYRDGPTGLRLSRAGGGPDPVGSHDIAVTVSAQPAPLLDTAEAVERLRVTGLPFVFYLDGDHGRANVLYHRDDGDYGLIDPARR
- the ppdK gene encoding pyruvate, phosphate dikinase, coding for MPKYVYAFAEGHKDLKDLLGGKGANLAEMTNMGLAVPPGFTITTAACRAFLATGIQPPELDDQVDRHLDALQTAAGRRLGDPDDPLLVSVRSGAVFSMPGMMETVLDVGLNDSSVLGLARAAGDDRFAWDSYRRLVQMFGTTVLGIDGAHFDAVFDAAKLARGTADDLGLDADDLRGVVGAYQAVVRERSGREFPQDPREQLDLTVRAVFGSWNAPRAITYRRRERIPADLGTAVTVQAMVFGNLGPDSGSGVAFTRDPATGEPGVYGDYLAHAQGEDVVAGIRNTLPLSELERLDPVSHRDLLANMATLERHYRDLCDIEFTIERGRLWMLQTRVGKRTAGAAFVIACQLVDDGLIDADEALRRVTGAQLVRLMFPRFAPDAATTVLAVGMNASPGAATGAAVFDSPTAVARAAAGEDVILVRRETNPDDLAGMIAAKGVLTGRGGRTSHAAVVARGMGRTCVCGAEDLDVDVDARKIVGPGGVMVAEGDLLSIDGSTGEVFLGAVPVVASPVMEYFEGSLDPASPEAGELVRAVHRLMEHADTTRRLAVYANADTGADAARARRFGADGIGLCRTEHMFLGDRREQVERLVLADTDAERDAALAELLPLQRADFIEVFTAMQGLPVTIRLLDPPLHEFLPDLTELSVRVALAEERGRVDAADVRLLAAVRRLHEENPMFGLRGVRLGIVVPGLFGMQVRAIAQAAATLRRNGVEVRPEIMVPLVGAVQELQAVAEETSAVLADEAERHGVELDAAIGTMIELPRAALTAGQIAESAEFFSFGTNDLTQTTWGFSRDDVEGAFFSRYLERGIFGTSPFETLDIDGVGRLIRIAAREGRATRPDIRLGVCGEHGGDPDSIHFFHHEGLDYVSCSPFRVPVARLESARAALDLP
- a CDS encoding PLDc N-terminal domain-containing protein, translating into MRTRRWTDLSDRQRTAVLVAASVQLSLAATAWADLATRPAALVHGRKGVWAAVIGVNFVGPIAYFVWGHRGS
- a CDS encoding universal stress protein, which codes for MVRVRSAPAPIVVGVDGSQPALDAVRWAACESRYRHTGLRLVDAVGTMPPTRPGDPRVGVVYREALCEEAADAVAAAAAIARQVAPGTDVGTEVLTGEPVPSLVAESGRAPLVVLGDRGVGGLTALLVGSVAVALAAHAQCPVVVVRGSADGGPVPTEGPVVVGVDGSPEGAAALAFAFEAASARRVPLIAVHAWHVTVADRVTSPPEGFQEENLAEWLDVWSARFPDVAVHPVLARDRPAHALLEQAAGAQLVVVGSRGRGTFAGLVLGSVSQALLHHAPCPVAVVRPSAVVA
- a CDS encoding universal stress protein; protein product: MDEIGTVVVGVDGTRASRPVLEHALHDAARRGSRLRVVAVVPLPEYWVATYGMGVVPPSVEVVAQVQAEAQRMVDEVVAAHGTQLTRVPVSVAAVVGAPSDVLLAESRDADLLVLGHRGRGAVASAVLGSVGLHCVLHARCAVTVVAPEREYPMPDAAPVGVGAATVPA
- a CDS encoding Acg family FMN-binding oxidoreductase; this encodes MITGTVDHDTVHAALELAGRAPSVHNTQPWRWEFGGAAIHLHADMDRWLMATDPDGRDLLVSCGAWLHHLRMALAASDIGVTVERLPDPDDPDLLAVVALRPGADGVDRALAAEQVAAIDGRQSDRRRFGEWPVPEGFLAQLVDCAAEQGAVLRVVTEAVDRRTLAIAIRTAAVEHDDTFGYEAELRTWTGHAGRGGPEGVPAGAIPAPGSWAGTPARRFAGGDLGDAPDRFDGAAAVDGTGRGGTGRADGGPQDAATVLVLGTSSDDRLSHLRAGEAVSAVLLRATTLGLASSVLSEPLELAGTRELVRDEVLGGTLSPQLVLRIGWPPATGPVPSRTGRRSPSGEPADRPSDRLTSDRVRSAP